In the Telopea speciosissima isolate NSW1024214 ecotype Mountain lineage chromosome 2, Tspe_v1, whole genome shotgun sequence genome, one interval contains:
- the LOC122651554 gene encoding bifunctional purine biosynthesis protein PurH-like: protein MSALATSTAVTSNAAHRGSLSALVHLCNTHRISRCSQQPPVVLFSIQSSSLHFRINPIRAMAEAGTLSKEEQSRSIGVGNRQALISLSDKQDLAFLGSGLQGLGYTIVSTGGTASALQEAEVSVTKVEELTRFPEMLDGRVKTLHPNIHGGILARRDQKHHIEALSQHGIGTFDVVVVNLYPFYDKVSSAGGITFEDGIENIDIGGPAMIRAAAKNHKDVLVVVDSNDYPALLEFLKGNQDDHQFRRKLAWKAFQHVASYDSAVSEWLWKQTEGEKFPPSFTVPLLLKSSLRYGENPHQKAAFYVDKSLSEVNAGGIATAIQHHGKEMSYNNYLDADAAWNCVSEFKNPTCVIVKHTNPCGVASRDDIREAYRLAVKADPVSAFGGIVAFNIEVDEVLAKEIREFRSPTDGETRMFYEIVVAPKYSQRGLEILRGKSKTLRILEAKKNKKGKLSLRQVGGGWLAQESDDLTPQDIQFNAVSEKAPQENELRDAEFAWLCVKHVKSNAIVIAKNNCMLGMGSGQPNRLESLRIALKKAGEDVKGAALASDAFFPFAWKDAVEEACESGIGVIAEPGGSIRDGDAIDCCNKYGVSLLFTNVRHFRH from the exons ATGTCAGCCTTGGCCACCTCCACCGCTGTAACTTCTAACGCTGCTCACCGGGGAAGTCTATCCGCTCTCGTTCACCTCTGCAACACTCACCGGATTAGTCGCTGCTCTCAACAG CCTCCAGTGGTATTGTTTAGCATTCAGTCGTCATCGTTGCATTTTAGGATCAACCCAATAAGGGCAATGGCAGAGGCCGGGACGTTGTCGAAGGAGGAACAATCTCGGTCTATTGGTGTTG GCAACAGGCAAGCGTTGATATCATTGTCGGACAAGCAGGACCTTGCTTTTCTTGGAAGTGGACTTCAGGGCTTAGG GTATACTATTGTTTCAACCGGAGGAACCGCATCTGCTTTACAAGAAGCTGAGGTCTCTGTAACTAAAGTGGAAGAACTCACTCGTTTCCCAGAGATG CTTGATGGTCGTGTCAAAACTTTACATCCTAACATACATGGGGGTATTCTTGCTAGAAGGGACCAGAAGCATCACATTGAAGCCTTAAGTCAGCATGGAATTG GAACGTTTGATGTAGTGGTTGTGAACTTGTATCCTTTCTATGATAAAGTTTCTTCTGCTGGCGGAATTACATTCGAGGATGGCATTGAGAACATTGATATTGGAGGTCCTGCCATGATCAGAGCTGCAGCAAAG AATCACAAGGATGTCTTGGTTGTTGTTGACTCAAACGACTATCCTGCACTATTGGAATTTCTGAAAGGAAACCAAGATGACCATCAGTTCCGCAGAAAGCTTGCGTGGAAAGCATTTCAACATGTGGCTTCCTATGATTCTGCAGTCTCTGAGTGGCTATGGAAGCAGACAGAGGGAG AAAAATTTCCTCCCAGCTTTACGGTGCCTCTCTTGCTTAAAAGTTCACTTCGTTATGGTGAAAATCCACATCAAAAAGCTGCATTTTATGTTGATAAGAGCCTTTCTGAGGTTAATGCTGGTGGGATTGCAACTGCTATACAGCATCATGGGAAG GAGATGTCATATAATAACTATTTAGATGCAGATGCAGCATGGAATTGTGTATCAGAGTTTAAAAACCCTACTTGTGTAATTGTGAAGCATACAAATCCCTGTGGGGTAGCTTCGCGGGATGATATTCGCGAAGCATATAGACTTGCTGTGAAAGCAGATCCAGTGAGCGCATTTGGTGGAATAGTGGCCTTCAACATAGAAGTTGATGAG GTTCTTGCAAAGGAAATCCGAGAGTTCAGAAGTCCCACTGACGGTGAAACACGAATGTTTTATGAAATAGTGGTTGCACCTAAGTATTCACAGAGAGGTCTTGAAATCCTCCGGGGAAAGTCAAAAACTCTGAGGATCCTTGAAgcaaaaaagaacaagaaaggaaaactTTCACTCAGACAAGTTGGTGGGGGTTGGTTAGCTCAGGAGTCAGATGATTTAACACCTCAAGATATACAATTCAATGCAGTATCAGAAAAAGCACCACAAGAAAATGAGCTTCGTGATGCCGAGTTTGCATGGCTCTGTGTTAAACATGTCAAGAGCAATGCTATTGTAATAGCTAAG AATAACTGTATGTTGGGGATGGGGAGTGGGCAACCAAACCGTTTGGAGAGCCTCAGGATAGCTTTGAAAAAAGCAGGAGAAGATGTTAAAGGAGCTGCTTTGGCCAGTGAtgctttctttccttttg